Proteins co-encoded in one Montipora capricornis isolate CH-2021 chromosome 12, ASM3666992v2, whole genome shotgun sequence genomic window:
- the LOC138025796 gene encoding uncharacterized protein produces the protein MAQYHCCVPHCNNDGRKKSHKDLRFFNFPTEKKLRQAWIIAIRRDESPLFKIQKDSTLVCSEHVKPDEIEKTLAGKKRLKKQVVPSIFAWVKPKQERSENLYQRRKRLRCDTPSPLSKDVEVSDDMAGSASLLPSLVEPSKEGALCNRIAELEEIIAVTSEKITVMSLDKFGLERFSNNPKQIQFYTGFSSYELLKSVFIWLEPSAKNMSTWSQVQRSGTPPVDFQGKTGDSMRVKQGFPIEDLAVRFKVSPSTVRRVFLTWANFLYFMLGQIPIWPTKVQSYTTYKGLVGISPNGSVTFVSSLFQGSVSDKEITRQSGILNLLEEGAVVMADKGFLIEDLLKKVNATLMIPPFLGKSKGCNVSGGKQFTAAEVSNTQEIARLRIHVARAIRRVKEYHFFDRVQPLVLGGSINQVWSVCCFLTNLKGLLF, from the exons ATGGCGCAATACCATTGCTGTGTGCCACACTGCAACAACGATGGGCGCAAGAAAAGCCATAAAGATTTAAGGTTTTTCAACTTTCCAACAGAAAAGAAACTACGACAGGCATGGATAATAGCCATTCGACGTGACGAAAGTCCACTTTTCAAG ATACAAAAGGACTCTACACTAGTGTGTTCAGAACACGTTAAACCAgacgaaattgaaaaaacatTGGCTGGAAAGAAACGGTTAAAGAAGCAAGTGGTTCCATCAATATTTGCATGGGTTAAACCTAAACAAGAGCGATCAGAGAATTTATATCAGCGAAGAAAAAGGCTTCGATGTGACACGCCGTCGCCCTTAAGCAAAGACGTAGAGGTCAGTGATGACATGGCTGGATCTGCTTCCCTACTACCATCACTGGTAGAACCAAGCAAAGAAGGAGCTCTTTGTAATCGGATAGCAGAACTTGAGGAGATAATTGCTGTTACGTCAGAAAAGATTACTGTCATGTCTCTGGACAAATTTGGATTAGAGAGATTTTCCAATAACCCCAAGCAAATCCAGTTTTACACAGGATTCAGCTCTTATGAACTATTGAAATCTGTGTTCATTTGGTTGGAGCCATCTGCAAAGAACATGAGCACGTGGTCTCAAGTTCAGCGTAGTGGTACTCCCCCAGTTGATTTTCAAGGCAAAACTGGTGACTCCA tGCGTGTTAAGCAAGGTTTTCCTATTGAAGACCTGGCTGTGAGATTTAAAGTCAGTCCCAGTACAGTTCGTAGAGTGTTTTTGACATGGGctaattttctttacttcatgCTTGGTCAGATTCCCATTTGGCCCACAAAGGTTCAG AGTTACACCACTTATAAAGGCTTAGTAGGTATTTCCCCAAATGGGTCAGTTACCTTTGTTAGTTCTCTGTTCCAGGGAAGTGTGTCGGATAAAGAGATTACTCGTCAAAGTGGAATTCTTAACTTGTTGGAAGAAGGGGCTGTGGTAATGGCAGATAAGGGGTTTTTGATTGAAGACCTTCTCAAAAaagtaaatgcaacattgatgaTTCCTCCATTCTTAGGAAAAAGTAAGGGTTGTAATGTTTCTGGAGGTAAGCAGTTCACAGCAGCAGAGGTTTCTAACACTCAAGAAATTGCCAGACTCCGGATACATGTTGCGAGAGCCATACGCAGGGTCAAGGAATACCATTTCTTTGACAGAGTTCAGCCTCTTGTGTTAGGTGGTTCAATAAATCAGGTTTGGAGTGTTTGCTGCTTTCTAACAAATCTGAAAGGGCTACTATTCTGA
- the LOC138025797 gene encoding probable DNA double-strand break repair Rad50 ATPase, producing the protein MTKTRNNKRGDRGSLEESPRDVKKLNSQSSPSQKIEGNMAEGETATCDASFQEEPTLLQLRDILVNLESSVAAILQDNANLREELSQFRATFQSHGRDIEQLKTKLAKVISENQTLRTELHQTRKNLKEEQDDTSRMWVELDELEQYSRKSSREIYGIQELAYVSTDEAEYSAKIREFHPMFCEKLSYVKDKRLFWEMLNMEIRNVTISFAKGKASLVRKHEREIKERLDKLDKKICHSADLNNVDQELNEYDELKNELKLIYEVKSKATIFRAKCNWVENREKATKYFFNVEKRNYNRKVINEIETEEGASIKDNKEILAKI; encoded by the coding sequence atgacaaaaactaGAAACAATAAAAGGGGAGACCGTGGGTCCTTGGAAGAATCGCCGAGGGACGTGAAAAAACTGAACAGTCAGTCTTCTCCATCTCAGAAAATCGAAGGAAATATGGCAGAAGGTGAAACCGCAACTTGTGATGCGTCCTTTCAAGAAGAACCAACCCTATTGCAATTGCGAGATATTTTAGTTAATCTGGAAAGCTCTGTGGCAGCAATATTGCAAGACAATGCTAATCTTAGAGAAGAGCTCTCGCAATTTAGAGCGACTTTTCAGTCACATGGCCGCGACATTGAGCAACTTAAGACAAAGCTTGCGAAGGTCATAAGTGAAAATCAAACACTTAGGACTGAACTTCATCAAACGAGGAAAAACTTAAAGGAGGAACAAGATGATACATCTAGAATGTGGGTGGAGCTGGATGAACTAGAGCAGTACAGTAGAAAGTCCTCCCGGGAAATTTATGGAATACAGGAATTGGCGTACGTGTCAACAGATGAAGCTGAGTATAGCGCTAAGATTCGTGAATTCCACCCAATGTTCTGCGAAAAACTCTCTTATGTTAAAGATAAGCGACTTTTCTGGGAAATGCTCAACATGGAAATCCGGAATGTTACAATCTCCTTTGCCAAAGGAAAGGCGAGTTTGGTTAGAAAACATGAAAGAGAAATAAAGGAGCGATTGGATAAGTTGGATAAAAAAATATGTCATAGCGCTGATTTAAATAACGTGGATCAAGAACTAAATGAATATGACGAACTTAAGAATGAACTTAAACTAATCTATGAAGTGAAAAGTAAAGCGACTATATTTAGAGCTAAGTGTAACTGGGTTGAAAACCGAGAGAAAGCGACCAAGTATTTTTTCAACGTAGAAAAAAGGAATTACAACCGAAAGGTCATTAATGAAATTGAAACCGAGGAGGGCGCATCCATAAAGGATAATAAGGAAATTTTGGCGAAAATTTAA